In Flavobacteriales bacterium, one genomic interval encodes:
- a CDS encoding T9SS type A sorting domain-containing protein, producing the protein MTKYYILSALLLPLIISAQPVIDASSIAPPIGQSVFVNIGGILPVPPGGAFAVWDFSSLQFAAITEVTLSDAQTSQFADLFPSATLITNNAISQSSQFYEITNSLVDIWGVFSVSNQTLLNYSDPRRDLVFPCTIGTQWSDGFSGSYQVVDQVIGTRTGTIVGEADGFGTLILPLPIGELTNVLRVHLEEDNTDTNAGGTSTTNGDRYVYYKPGVGLPILETIDFTIINANGTSTERRSQWLTAVASGVNEYNGNAIGISAFPNPTVDQITLTMGIQSNSRVDMLDATGRIVNSQFVPCNAPGIHTIRLDLSELMDGMYVARVTDEQGQQGTIAVMKN; encoded by the coding sequence ATGACCAAATACTATATACTTTCCGCTCTGTTACTTCCTCTAATTATCTCGGCGCAACCTGTCATCGATGCCAGTTCCATTGCTCCGCCTATCGGTCAGTCCGTATTCGTGAATATCGGTGGCATACTGCCAGTTCCACCAGGAGGAGCGTTCGCGGTGTGGGACTTCAGTTCCTTACAATTCGCAGCCATAACCGAGGTCACCCTTTCTGACGCACAAACCTCGCAATTCGCGGATCTGTTCCCCAGCGCTACGCTGATCACGAACAATGCCATATCCCAGAGTTCACAGTTCTATGAGATCACGAATTCGTTAGTTGATATTTGGGGCGTATTCTCGGTAAGCAATCAGACGCTTCTCAATTATAGCGATCCGCGCAGGGATCTGGTGTTCCCTTGTACCATCGGAACCCAATGGAGTGATGGGTTTTCTGGATCATACCAGGTCGTGGATCAAGTGATCGGAACACGGACCGGTACGATCGTTGGGGAAGCAGATGGCTTCGGTACATTGATCCTTCCTCTACCTATCGGTGAACTCACCAATGTGTTACGCGTTCATTTGGAAGAAGACAATACCGATACCAACGCCGGCGGCACCTCTACAACGAACGGTGATCGCTACGTGTATTACAAACCCGGAGTGGGCTTACCGATCCTGGAAACGATCGACTTCACCATAATTAACGCTAATGGCACAAGTACGGAGCGCCGCTCACAGTGGTTGACCGCCGTTGCTAGTGGGGTAAATGAGTACAACGGAAATGCGATCGGTATCAGCGCTTTCCCGAACCCGACCGTGGATCAAATAACGTTGACCATGGGTATTCAGAGCAATTCACGCGTGGATATGCTTGATGCCACAGGACGTATCGTCAACTCGCAATTCGTGCCTTGTAACGCGCCAGGTATCCATACGATCCGGTTGGACCTGAGTGAACTAATGGACGGAATGTATGTGGCCCGCGTAACGGACGAACAAGGACAACAAGGAACGATCGCGGTAATGAAGAACTAG
- a CDS encoding VWA domain-containing protein: MLGHRFSQFIPPVDDRSPFEQLLPLFLELLTHTSGDVEEALDWMDELNKEHGFWTKEYGRREFEADLREKGMIGDRPTKGGKTPLTGKAEKLIRERALDQVFGKLKKSDQGNHGLKRTGEGDEPTSDRRAYRYGDRIEQIAMSDSIRNAQQHGVDDLRLNESDLEVIETEHQSACATVLMIDISHSMILYGEDRITPAKKVAMALAELIRRRYPKDTLDIVVFGNDAWQVSLKDLPYLQVGPFHTNTVAGLELAMDILRRRKLRNRRIVMITDGKPSCIKRNGEYYMNSFGLDDYIVARTLDAAVRARKAKIPITTFMIAQDNYLQRFIEKFTEANQGRAFYTGLQGLADMVFRDHTTNRKAS; this comes from the coding sequence ATGCTTGGCCATCGTTTTTCGCAATTCATTCCACCGGTGGACGATCGTTCACCCTTTGAGCAGCTGCTACCGTTGTTCTTGGAATTGCTCACACATACCAGTGGCGATGTGGAGGAAGCGCTGGATTGGATGGACGAACTCAATAAGGAGCACGGCTTCTGGACCAAAGAGTACGGTCGAAGGGAGTTTGAAGCGGACCTGCGCGAGAAAGGCATGATCGGCGATCGGCCAACGAAGGGCGGCAAAACACCCCTCACAGGGAAGGCCGAAAAACTGATACGTGAGCGTGCGTTGGACCAAGTGTTCGGTAAATTGAAGAAAAGCGATCAAGGCAACCACGGGCTGAAACGCACTGGCGAAGGTGATGAACCGACGAGCGACCGTCGCGCATATCGTTATGGAGATCGCATTGAGCAGATCGCTATGAGTGATAGCATTCGCAACGCCCAACAGCACGGAGTTGATGATCTGCGTTTGAACGAGAGTGACCTTGAAGTGATCGAGACCGAACACCAAAGCGCCTGTGCCACGGTGTTGATGATCGATATCAGCCATAGCATGATCCTTTACGGTGAGGACCGCATTACACCGGCGAAAAAGGTGGCAATGGCGTTGGCGGAATTGATCCGCAGACGATATCCGAAAGACACGTTGGACATTGTCGTGTTCGGCAACGATGCATGGCAAGTGAGTTTGAAAGACCTGCCGTATTTGCAAGTTGGCCCGTTCCATACCAACACCGTTGCCGGGCTTGAATTGGCCATGGATATTCTGCGTCGCCGAAAACTTCGCAACCGGAGGATCGTGATGATCACCGACGGCAAACCCAGTTGCATCAAGCGCAACGGCGAATATTACATGAACAGTTTCGGGCTGGACGATTACATCGTTGCGCGAACGCTGGATGCTGCAGTACGGGCGCGTAAAGCCAAGATCCCGATCACCACGTTCATGATCGCACAGGACAATTACCTACAACGTTTCATCGAGAAATTCACGGAAGCCAACCAAGGACGTGCATTCTATACCGGATTGCAAGGGTTAGCGGATATGGTTTTTCGAGATCATACAACGAACCGTAAGGCGTCGTAG
- a CDS encoding SDR family oxidoreductase, producing the protein MSEFVKVILVTGGSSGLGKSICTRLAAAGHVVYGTSRKSNGDTEAGFRMLTMDVTDETSVVQAIRTVVAQEGRIDVVVNNAGLGIQGPAEDITPELAKTLFDTNVLGPHRVCRAVLPFMREKKKGLIINISSIAANFGLPYRSFYSASKAALDRYSESLSTEVDRFGIDVVTVQPGEFNTNIATSRLKPEVISEANKPGYEKAMEILGGSMHYSRDPDELAQVVLKIISSSRPKTVYRVAQGIQKFSVQLKKIMPARMFMRMLRKHYE; encoded by the coding sequence ATGTCCGAATTTGTTAAAGTGATTCTGGTTACTGGTGGCTCCAGTGGGTTGGGTAAGAGCATTTGCACACGCTTGGCCGCTGCCGGTCATGTTGTTTACGGCACATCGCGCAAAAGCAATGGCGATACGGAAGCCGGTTTCCGGATGCTCACTATGGATGTTACCGATGAAACCAGCGTCGTACAAGCCATTCGCACGGTAGTTGCGCAAGAAGGTCGCATTGATGTGGTGGTGAACAATGCTGGGCTTGGTATACAAGGACCTGCGGAGGATATAACACCCGAACTTGCCAAGACGCTTTTCGATACCAACGTCCTAGGGCCGCACCGTGTCTGCCGTGCCGTATTGCCGTTCATGCGCGAAAAGAAAAAAGGCCTGATCATCAACATCAGTAGCATCGCTGCAAATTTCGGGTTGCCTTATCGTTCTTTCTATAGCGCAAGCAAAGCGGCATTGGATCGGTATAGCGAATCGCTGAGTACCGAAGTGGATCGCTTCGGGATCGATGTGGTCACGGTGCAACCCGGCGAGTTCAATACCAACATTGCAACAAGCAGGTTGAAGCCGGAGGTGATCAGCGAAGCCAATAAACCGGGCTACGAAAAAGCCATGGAAATACTCGGTGGTAGCATGCATTACAGCCGTGATCCGGATGAGTTGGCTCAAGTTGTGTTGAAGATCATTTCGTCATCAAGACCAAAGACCGTTTACCGTGTAGCTCAAGGCATTCAAAAGTTCAGTGTACAGTTGAAGAAGATCATGCCTGCTCGGATGTTCATGCGGATGTTACGCAAACATTACGAATAG
- a CDS encoding MFS transporter translates to MFADRRTGLLIAVAAMGYFVDIYDLVLFNVVKRESLEFILGVGDPRITDVGISLFNYQMLGMLVGGVLWGIWGDKKGRITVLFGSILLYSIANIVNAFTYDITTYAIVRFIAGVGLAGELGAGITLIAETMPKGKRGYGAMIVVVFGALGAVFADEVVRQGQRFGAIWESITGHGLMDWQVAYLVGGMMGLALLIMRVGAFESGLFTKVKKNSIKRGDILMLFNNRDRFLRYLGCILIGVPVWYVIGVLVNLSQDVFVPQLKIDTSALNELDLKRINGTAIRYAYIGLSLGDLLSALLSQVMRSRKKVIFGYLTANLILTLYFLYGMHGVTIATYNWVCLALGMATGYWVIFVTVASEQFGTNIRSTVATSTPNFVRGSVLPITNAFKFLAVPVGNITSALVVGLVCIGAAFWATSRVHETFDMDLDFMEE, encoded by the coding sequence ATGTTCGCAGATCGTCGCACCGGCCTCTTGATCGCCGTAGCCGCTATGGGCTATTTCGTTGATATCTACGATCTGGTGCTTTTCAATGTGGTGAAGCGCGAGAGTTTGGAATTTATCTTGGGAGTTGGCGATCCACGAATTACCGATGTGGGTATCTCCCTCTTCAATTACCAGATGCTTGGCATGCTCGTCGGCGGTGTGCTTTGGGGAATTTGGGGCGATAAAAAAGGTAGGATCACTGTGTTGTTCGGAAGTATCCTACTCTACTCCATTGCGAATATCGTGAATGCCTTTACGTATGACATCACCACCTATGCTATCGTTCGTTTCATTGCGGGCGTTGGGCTTGCTGGCGAGTTGGGTGCTGGTATTACGTTGATCGCAGAGACCATGCCCAAAGGCAAGCGGGGTTATGGTGCCATGATCGTTGTGGTGTTCGGTGCATTGGGTGCCGTATTCGCAGATGAAGTAGTTCGACAAGGCCAGAGGTTCGGAGCGATCTGGGAAAGCATAACCGGCCATGGTCTCATGGATTGGCAAGTAGCGTATCTCGTGGGTGGCATGATGGGACTAGCATTGCTTATAATGCGCGTCGGAGCCTTTGAAAGTGGACTATTCACCAAAGTGAAAAAGAACTCGATCAAAAGGGGAGACATCCTGATGCTTTTCAACAACCGGGATCGCTTTCTGCGTTACCTCGGTTGCATCTTGATCGGCGTTCCGGTGTGGTATGTGATCGGCGTTCTGGTGAATTTGAGCCAGGATGTGTTCGTACCGCAATTAAAAATTGATACCAGCGCCTTGAACGAATTGGATCTGAAGCGGATCAATGGAACTGCAATTCGCTACGCTTATATCGGTCTAAGCCTTGGTGATCTTCTAAGTGCATTGTTGAGCCAAGTAATGCGGAGTCGGAAGAAGGTGATCTTCGGATACCTCACTGCTAATTTGATCTTAACGCTTTACTTCCTGTACGGTATGCACGGTGTAACCATTGCAACATACAACTGGGTGTGTTTAGCGCTCGGAATGGCAACCGGCTACTGGGTCATTTTCGTAACGGTCGCCAGCGAACAATTCGGCACCAACATTCGCAGTACGGTAGCCACATCAACACCCAATTTCGTGCGTGGGTCGGTATTGCCCATCACGAATGCGTTCAAATTCTTAGCGGTTCCGGTCGGCAATATCACGAGCGCTTTGGTCGTCGGGCTGGTGTGCATCGGTGCAGCATTCTGGGCCACCTCCCGTGTACACGAGACCTTCGATATGGATCTGGATTTTATGGAGGAGTGA
- a CDS encoding fibrobacter succinogenes major paralogous domain-containing protein, with amino-acid sequence MRPELLITCAALLVLVACKKDKEDEPQPQPPPVPQTGIVDIDGNYYDTLTIAGLTWFTENLQVTRFNNGDTILFDTSNANWNNSNPQSTVLDNDMGNKSIYGLLYNYRAFNDIRGLCPVGWHPGTDADWGILELALGMDPAEVTMNSYPSYGYRGLAANVAGKLKALQFWPTLDSVTNSSGMSLLPARARNAQQNGFITYASAFYWTPGGSSDWYRSIWDGSAGVIRRSPAQSSDAPGAGYSCRCVKD; translated from the coding sequence ATGCGACCTGAACTACTGATAACTTGTGCTGCGCTCCTCGTCCTTGTCGCTTGCAAAAAGGACAAAGAAGATGAACCACAACCCCAGCCCCCACCTGTGCCCCAAACAGGCATAGTAGACATTGACGGCAACTACTATGACACACTCACAATTGCGGGTCTCACCTGGTTCACGGAGAACCTTCAAGTAACCCGGTTCAACAACGGGGATACGATCCTGTTCGATACAAGCAATGCAAACTGGAACAACTCCAACCCGCAGAGTACAGTGTTGGATAATGACATGGGTAACAAAAGCATTTATGGCCTGCTTTACAATTATAGAGCGTTCAACGATATCCGCGGACTCTGCCCGGTCGGATGGCATCCCGGCACCGACGCGGACTGGGGCATACTGGAGCTGGCGCTGGGCATGGACCCTGCCGAAGTGACAATGAACAGCTACCCTAGTTACGGCTATCGGGGATTAGCTGCGAACGTAGCCGGAAAGCTCAAAGCCCTTCAATTTTGGCCCACTTTGGACAGCGTGACAAACAGTTCCGGAATGAGCTTACTGCCAGCTAGGGCGCGCAATGCACAGCAAAATGGTTTCATTACTTACGCTAGTGCATTCTATTGGACACCCGGAGGTAGTTCCGATTGGTATAGGTCGATCTGGGATGGTTCAGCGGGCGTGATCCGCCGTTCCCCGGCACAGAGCAGCGATGCGCCCGGTGCCGGATACTCCTGTCGTTGCGTGAAAGACTGA
- a CDS encoding S9 family peptidase: MNRFELFAASVALSFTLNATAQKELTNEVIWYSPTFSTEYVGGLASMNDGQHYTAMEETANGMVIDQYAYTTGEKVATLVEGSTLIPSGSREPVAINGYSFSGDEKKMMIETESEPIYRHSYFAYNYVYDRASKKLAPLSDISKAKQRLATFSPDGSHAAFVRDNNIYSVDLATMAETQVTTDGEWNKILNGLTDWVYEEEFSFTQGFVWSPNGTKILYLRSDETGVKEFNLTTYKENLYPTEYRFKYPKAGEDNSVVSLHVYTLATNTTTTVPLGVTGDIYLPRFGWTANDQVLWYMRMNRLQNEKVIATVDLAQRTLNPEPKIVYQETSKTYIEVTDDLYFIKDGSGFVLSSERDGWNHIYSVNIASGKQLQLTRGGWDVIAVNGIDEANQRVIFTAAKSDPKNQDVLAVPLNGKGVMQLSPLGGTNDPEFSTGFRYFINTRSTLNTPPVITLHNSKGKQIKLLKDNTKLAATVKEYGLVTKEFFTLTTDQGIELNGWMMKPPAFDSRQKYPVFMTQYSGPNSNEVLDQWGGRDQLWHGMLAQKGYLVVCVDPRGTGRRGHDFRHITYGQLGKYETIDQIASAKWLGKQPYVDATRIGIQGWSYGGYMSSLCITKGADVFKAAIAVAPVTNWRYYDSIYTERYMGLPKDNGDGYDDNSPINHVEKLKGKYLLIHGLADDNVHYQNSAEMTLSLVKANKPFDQFMYPDKNHGIYGGTTRVHLFSMMTDWLVENL; encoded by the coding sequence ATGAACCGTTTCGAACTATTTGCTGCTTCAGTGGCCCTGTCATTCACACTTAATGCCACAGCGCAAAAAGAACTCACCAACGAAGTGATCTGGTACTCACCAACCTTCAGCACCGAATACGTGGGGGGCTTGGCCAGTATGAACGACGGTCAGCATTACACGGCCATGGAAGAAACCGCCAATGGCATGGTGATCGACCAGTACGCGTACACCACTGGCGAGAAAGTAGCGACGTTGGTAGAAGGCAGCACGCTGATACCCTCAGGTTCGAGGGAGCCCGTAGCAATTAACGGATACAGTTTCAGCGGTGACGAAAAAAAGATGATGATCGAAACGGAAAGTGAACCGATCTATCGTCACAGTTACTTCGCATACAACTATGTATATGATAGGGCAAGTAAGAAACTCGCTCCACTCAGTGACATCAGCAAAGCGAAACAACGGTTGGCCACCTTCAGTCCGGATGGATCCCATGCTGCATTCGTGCGCGATAACAACATCTACTCTGTGGATCTCGCAACGATGGCTGAAACGCAGGTAACCACTGATGGGGAATGGAACAAGATCCTGAACGGACTTACGGACTGGGTATATGAAGAGGAGTTCTCGTTCACGCAAGGCTTTGTTTGGAGCCCGAATGGCACCAAGATCCTGTACCTACGCAGCGATGAAACCGGCGTGAAGGAATTCAACCTGACCACTTACAAGGAAAACCTTTACCCTACCGAATACCGATTCAAATACCCAAAAGCCGGCGAGGACAATAGCGTTGTATCATTGCATGTATACACACTGGCTACCAACACAACGACTACTGTACCATTGGGTGTAACCGGCGATATCTATCTGCCGCGTTTCGGTTGGACGGCAAATGACCAAGTGCTCTGGTACATGCGCATGAACCGGTTGCAGAACGAAAAAGTGATCGCAACCGTGGATCTTGCACAGCGCACGTTGAACCCCGAGCCGAAGATCGTTTACCAAGAGACCAGCAAGACCTACATCGAAGTAACCGACGACCTGTACTTCATCAAAGATGGAAGCGGATTCGTGCTTTCAAGCGAACGCGATGGTTGGAATCATATCTATTCAGTGAACATTGCTTCAGGCAAACAACTCCAACTGACCAGGGGCGGCTGGGACGTTATCGCCGTTAATGGCATTGATGAAGCCAACCAGCGCGTGATCTTCACTGCCGCAAAAAGCGACCCTAAGAACCAAGATGTACTTGCTGTTCCATTGAACGGTAAAGGCGTTATGCAATTAAGTCCGTTAGGCGGAACGAACGATCCTGAATTCAGCACAGGCTTCCGGTATTTCATTAACACCCGCAGCACACTAAACACACCTCCGGTGATCACATTACACAATAGCAAGGGCAAACAGATCAAACTCTTGAAAGACAATACAAAGCTTGCCGCAACGGTAAAAGAGTATGGTCTTGTAACCAAGGAATTCTTCACGCTCACCACCGACCAAGGCATTGAATTGAATGGCTGGATGATGAAACCACCTGCTTTCGACAGCCGCCAGAAATACCCGGTGTTCATGACCCAATACAGCGGTCCCAACAGCAACGAAGTTCTGGACCAATGGGGAGGGCGCGATCAACTGTGGCACGGTATGCTGGCCCAGAAAGGATACTTGGTCGTTTGCGTTGATCCACGCGGAACAGGTCGTCGGGGGCACGATTTCCGCCACATCACATATGGTCAATTGGGCAAGTACGAGACCATCGACCAGATCGCTTCAGCCAAATGGCTTGGCAAGCAACCTTACGTTGATGCAACTCGCATTGGTATACAAGGCTGGAGCTATGGCGGATACATGAGCAGCCTATGCATAACGAAAGGAGCTGATGTGTTCAAAGCCGCAATAGCCGTGGCACCCGTTACCAACTGGCGCTACTATGATAGCATCTATACCGAACGCTACATGGGCCTACCAAAGGACAACGGCGATGGCTACGACGATAACAGCCCGATCAACCATGTGGAAAAACTGAAAGGTAAGTACCTCTTGATCCACGGACTTGCGGATGACAACGTACACTATCAGAACAGCGCAGAGATGACGCTCTCGCTCGTAAAAGCAAACAAGCCCTTTGACCAATTCATGTACCCGGACAAGAACCACGGGATCTATGGTGGCACAACGCGCGTACACTTGTTCAGCATGATGACGGATTGGTTGGTGGAGAATCTTTAA
- a CDS encoding fibrobacter succinogenes major paralogous domain-containing protein: MKLSRTMIRFAPYLAVALLLITSCKKDKEEEPQPQPTPTPQLGLVDVEGNAYDTVVIGGQTWMAENLRVRKYRNGDSIPYMPEATDWSLPGSNAYCLYGNALPTIIEHGFLYGYGAVNDARGICPQGWHVPTDTEWAQLELYLGMPISQLDSLAPGGYGAVRGSSQNVGGKLKDFATWADPNAGVTNSSGFSALASGQRAMPGSSYAGMGSIATFWTSTPAVFEGWIRQLRNDNTGVLRYHHDMGSDQPGYGHSCRCVKD, from the coding sequence ATGAAACTATCGAGAACGATGATACGCTTTGCGCCATACCTAGCAGTTGCCCTCTTGCTCATTACCTCCTGCAAAAAGGACAAAGAAGAGGAACCACAACCCCAACCCACACCAACGCCCCAACTAGGCTTGGTGGATGTTGAAGGCAACGCATACGATACGGTGGTGATCGGCGGACAAACATGGATGGCTGAGAACCTGCGCGTACGGAAATACCGCAATGGCGATAGCATCCCGTACATGCCTGAAGCAACCGATTGGAGCCTACCCGGCAGCAACGCCTATTGCCTTTACGGTAACGCGCTACCAACAATTATTGAACATGGGTTTCTTTATGGCTATGGAGCGGTGAACGATGCCCGTGGTATTTGCCCACAGGGTTGGCACGTACCTACCGATACGGAATGGGCGCAATTGGAGCTTTACCTCGGCATGCCGATCTCTCAGCTGGATTCACTTGCTCCCGGTGGTTACGGTGCGGTGCGCGGGTCCAGCCAGAATGTGGGTGGTAAATTGAAGGACTTTGCCACTTGGGCAGACCCGAACGCTGGTGTCACTAATTCCAGCGGATTTTCAGCCTTGGCGTCGGGTCAACGCGCAATGCCAGGCTCAAGCTATGCTGGTATGGGTTCCATTGCTACGTTCTGGACCTCCACACCGGCGGTGTTCGAAGGATGGATACGGCAATTACGCAATGACAATACTGGTGTACTTCGTTACCACCACGATATGGGCAGCGACCAACCGGGCTATGGCCATTCATGCCGGTGTGTGAAAGACTAA
- a CDS encoding sigma 54-interacting transcriptional regulator, with product MNRPTSLSELIKSGYKSRSVKEELRSNLIARIQKKQPLFEGIHGYEDTVVPALERAILAGHSINLLGLRGQAKTRMARSLVQLLYEWMPIVEGSEINDDPLAPISRYAKELIAEKGDATPIVWVHRDQRYTEKLATPDVTVADLIGDSDPIKAANLKLDYSDERVIHFGLIPRSHRGIFVINELPDLQPRIQVALFNILQEGDVQIRGFKLRLPLDIQFVFTANPEDYTNRGAIITPLKDRIQSQILTHYPSSIELGMKITSQEVRSPKEQTMRVKVPDLIRVLVERIAMEARKSEFVDPKSGVSARLTISALESVISAAELRALRNGEDRTVARITDLFAIIPAVTGKIELVYEGEQEGPEKVAQHLLDVALRNVFKELFPDPDKSRKLGRSATAPNATKRDIYSDIIAWFDENRIDIALTARNQVYQAGLRNVPGLDRLVQERHPYLEADEVPLWMEFVLHGLAEFSRIGRSSMVRSVKFGDVLGSVLGGGVDEEEEDEG from the coding sequence ATGAACAGACCAACATCATTATCGGAACTGATCAAAAGCGGCTATAAAAGTCGTTCGGTAAAGGAAGAACTGCGTTCGAATTTGATCGCACGGATCCAGAAAAAGCAACCGTTGTTCGAAGGCATACACGGGTATGAGGATACCGTTGTACCTGCGTTGGAACGTGCTATTCTGGCCGGACACAGTATCAATCTATTGGGTCTGCGCGGACAAGCGAAAACACGCATGGCCCGTTCGCTCGTGCAACTGCTTTACGAATGGATGCCGATAGTGGAAGGAAGCGAGATCAACGATGATCCATTGGCGCCGATCTCTCGCTATGCAAAAGAATTGATCGCTGAGAAAGGTGATGCAACACCGATCGTTTGGGTGCATCGCGATCAACGTTACACGGAGAAATTGGCTACACCGGATGTTACAGTCGCGGACCTTATCGGCGACAGCGATCCGATCAAAGCTGCGAACCTGAAATTGGATTACAGCGATGAACGCGTGATCCACTTCGGACTGATCCCACGGAGTCACCGTGGTATTTTCGTGATCAATGAATTACCCGATCTGCAGCCACGGATCCAAGTTGCGTTGTTCAATATTCTGCAAGAAGGTGATGTGCAGATCCGCGGATTCAAACTGCGACTGCCGCTCGATATCCAATTCGTCTTCACTGCGAATCCTGAGGACTACACCAACCGCGGTGCGATCATTACACCGCTGAAGGATCGTATCCAGAGCCAGATCCTTACGCATTACCCGTCTTCCATCGAACTGGGGATGAAGATCACTTCGCAGGAAGTTCGTTCACCTAAGGAACAGACCATGCGCGTAAAAGTGCCGGACCTGATCCGTGTGCTTGTGGAACGCATTGCCATGGAGGCACGCAAAAGTGAATTCGTTGATCCGAAAAGCGGCGTGAGCGCGCGTTTGACCATCAGTGCGTTGGAGAGTGTGATCAGTGCTGCGGAATTACGCGCATTACGCAACGGCGAGGACCGCACGGTTGCGCGCATTACTGATCTGTTCGCGATCATACCAGCCGTTACGGGGAAGATCGAACTGGTGTATGAAGGCGAACAAGAAGGACCCGAGAAAGTGGCACAACATTTATTGGATGTCGCGCTTCGCAATGTGTTCAAGGAATTATTCCCCGATCCGGACAAGTCGCGCAAACTGGGTCGATCCGCCACAGCACCGAATGCGACCAAGCGTGATATTTATTCGGATATCATCGCGTGGTTCGATGAAAACCGGATCGATATCGCCCTAACGGCAAGGAACCAGGTCTACCAAGCAGGATTGAGGAATGTTCCAGGTCTGGATCGATTGGTGCAGGAACGCCATCCGTATCTAGAGGCAGATGAAGTGCCGTTATGGATGGAATTCGTGCTACATGGGCTTGCTGAATTCAGCCGCATCGGTCGCAGTTCCATGGTGCGTTCCGTGAAGTTCGGTGATGTCCTTGGTAGTGTTTTGGGAGGTGGTGTGGACGAAGAAGAGGAGGACGAAGGTTAG
- a CDS encoding fibrobacter succinogenes major paralogous domain-containing protein — MTARIFFILLVPVLLFACKKEKASPTPAPSSPSPTAQGIQDIDGNTYDTLVAGGNTWMKQNLRVSKYRNGDSIVTGLDWADWQGTSIGAYAYYDDASSNNSTYGKLYNGYAVADARGLCPSGWHVATDNDWIMLEIANGMLGTESTMTGFRGLAQNVGGKLKSTQLWSSPNTGANNSSGFTALPGGFRYSTSVDWYIQIGIQGHFWTSTSANPSSAWTRFMGHDNPGIFRYESQLTDGFSCRCVRD; from the coding sequence ATGACAGCTCGAATTTTCTTCATTCTACTTGTGCCAGTTCTTCTTTTCGCCTGCAAAAAGGAAAAGGCTTCCCCCACACCAGCACCCTCATCCCCGTCTCCAACGGCGCAAGGTATCCAAGACATAGATGGGAACACCTACGACACCCTTGTGGCCGGCGGCAACACTTGGATGAAACAGAACCTGCGCGTAAGCAAATACCGCAATGGTGACTCGATCGTAACAGGATTGGATTGGGCGGATTGGCAAGGAACCTCCATTGGAGCATACGCCTACTATGACGATGCCAGCAGTAACAACAGCACTTATGGTAAACTATACAATGGTTACGCGGTGGCTGATGCACGTGGGCTCTGCCCAAGCGGTTGGCATGTGGCCACCGATAATGACTGGATAATGTTGGAGATCGCCAATGGGATGCTCGGAACCGAGTCTACAATGACCGGATTCCGCGGCCTCGCCCAAAATGTAGGTGGCAAGCTTAAATCCACACAGCTCTGGAGCAGCCCGAACACCGGAGCGAACAACAGTTCGGGGTTCACCGCGCTACCAGGAGGATTCAGATACAGCACAAGCGTTGATTGGTATATCCAGATCGGTATTCAAGGACACTTTTGGACTTCGACATCAGCTAACCCGTCTAGTGCTTGGACCCGGTTCATGGGCCACGATAATCCAGGTATTTTCCGTTACGAGTCCCAGTTGACCGACGGATTCTCCTGTCGCTGTGTGCGGGACTGA